GGGACCAGTGTGGATGGATGCGAGCTCCCGTGGCCACCACTCGCCCGGTCGCCCATCGAACGAAAGCAAACACAGTCCAACAGTAGAACGCGAAACGCCGGAATCAGGGGCTGTGAGCCGTGATTTCGGGAAGGATATCGGCGATGGGTGCCGGAAGCTATGATTCGAGCGTCGAAGCTTATACTGCCGGCTGTAACAAACTGAAGGAATTCGCCACTCCGGGGTGGCGAATATCTTTACGAACTTACAGCCGGCAGTATTAATCGTTCTGGCATACGGCAGTCGCGTTCGTCAGTCCGAAAATCGGGATCGGCGTGGTTTCTGTGTCGTTCATAGCAAAGACTACACGGGACCGGTATCGATAATACGTTGTATGGCAGACTCGTTGTGGTATCCGTCAGTTGCAGACGTTCTCACCATCCACGACGACATCGTTTCGGAGTATCCCGATACTCATCCCGGCGTGGCGAACCGCGGGGCCATCGAATTCGCGCTGGACTACATCGAAGAAGGGAGCTTCGATGCGGCACCGGAGACGATTCACGAAAAGGCATTTCATCTTCTTCGGCTCCTCGTTGCGAACCACCCTTTCGTCGATGCGAACAAACGTACCGCGCTCAACACTGCGGCCGTGTTCTATTTCCTCAATGGGTATCGGTTCGAGTACGACGACGAAATCAGAGGAGTTTTGAAACGACTTGGTACCGACGAGACGACCGTCGATGAGGAACGGACTATCGAGTATCTCCGGTCTCATACAAAAGAACTGGACCTGATAGGCGAAATCGAAGACTGGCGCGAGGACCTCATTCAGTACGGACTAGAACAGTTGAACGACGATCTGTCGGACCCGAACGATTAACCGCGCTCAGGACATCTACTCAGATATGGCCACTGAAGAAGGGAC
This window of the Halapricum desulfuricans genome carries:
- a CDS encoding type II toxin-antitoxin system death-on-curing family toxin, translated to MADSLWYPSVADVLTIHDDIVSEYPDTHPGVANRGAIEFALDYIEEGSFDAAPETIHEKAFHLLRLLVANHPFVDANKRTALNTAAVFYFLNGYRFEYDDEIRGVLKRLGTDETTVDEERTIEYLRSHTKELDLIGEIEDWREDLIQYGLEQLNDDLSDPND